A genomic stretch from Penicillium digitatum chromosome 4, complete sequence includes:
- a CDS encoding Polyketide synthase, enoylreductase — MRSMGSTTPRIYKQAVFKEQGASLTLEKVPLTLPKRDETLVQVETCGVCHSDHFAQTNLIGGGFPLVPGHEIIGCVAAVGVGEILWKEGDRIGGAWHEAAVHIPDHVNAAKYAPMLCAGVTVFNDMRHMKIPQVYASKFGYRVVALSRDSTKEEFARKLGAHDYIDTRLGIMGKLLILSIVGGIEVHTGLLNNRDNPILGW, encoded by the exons ATGCGCAGCATGGGCTCCACTACCCCTAGAATCTACAAGCAGGCTGTCTTCAAGGAACAAGGCGCCAGTCTGACGCTAGAAAAGGTTCCACTGACTTTACCCAAACGTGACGAGACTTTGGTCCAAGTCGAAACATGCGGCGTGTGTCATTCGGACCACTTTGCGCAGACGAACCTCATAGGAGGAGGATT TCCACTCGTTCCCGGTCATGAGATCATCGGATGCGTGGCAGCCGTTGGAGTGGGCGAGATCCTTTGGAAGGAAGGAGATCGGATTGGAGGTGCATGGCATG AGGCTGCCGTGCACATTCCCGATCACGTCAATGCCGCCAAATACGCACCCATGCTATGTGCTGGTGTCACTGTCTTCAACGACATGCGCCACATGAAGATCCCGCAGG TGTATGCAAGCAAGTTTGGCTACCGCGTAGTGGCGCTCTCGCGCGACTCCACAAAGGAGGAATTTGCACGGAAATTGGGGGCGCATGATTACATTGACACCA GACTCGGTATTATGGGGAAGTTGTTGATTCTTTCCA TTGTTGGTGGTATCGAAGTGCATACTGGTCTCTTG AACAACAGAGATAATCCCATTTTAGGTTGGTAG
- a CDS encoding Glucose-methanol-choline oxidoreductase, whose amino-acid sequence MIDGKWAPIPIQAYSGEDVDKSLRTHMGVRTCPRHDPMQSGIVERERSSFRAAAHSEADPTVLDTGDGPLSHYAQAFVTWAKHAFLEIGLQIRSEFQSGALLGQYYGLYTINATTMHRESSKMSFLRKGLADPNLTVFQSALAKRIRFHGAWAVGFDVETMGYAYTLSARKEIVLSVGAFQSPRFLMVSGVGPAVTLKAHGSYHLNEGEILHNECFVALFQGELLNQTINAMQVRK is encoded by the exons ATGATCGATGGAAAATGGGCCCCGATCCCAATACAGGCCTACTCGGGTGAAGATGTCGATAAAAGCCTGCGGACCCACATGGGAGTGCGTACCTGCCCAAGGCATGATCCCATGCAGAGTGGGATTGTCGAACGTGAGCGAAGT TCATTCCGAGCAGCAGCCCACAGCGAGGCTGATCCAACCGTGTTGGACACTGGCGATGGCCCCTTATCTCACTACGCCCAGGCCTTTGTGACATGGGCGAAACATGCCTTCTTGGAGATCGGTCTCCAGATACGCAGCGAGTTCCAGAGTGGAGCGCTATTGGGCCAGTACTATGGCCTGTACACGATCAATGCCACGACCATGCATCGTGAGTCGTCTAAGATGTCTTTTCTGCGCAAGGGCCTCGCCGATCCAAACCTCACAGTCTTTCAATCTGCCCTGGCGAAACGCATCCGCTTCCACGGCGCCTGGGCTGTTGGATTTGACGTAGAGACAATGGGCTATGCGTACACCCTTTCTGCACGCAAGGAGATTGTTCTCTCGGTAGGGGCCTTCCAATCACCCCGGTTTCTCATGGTCTCTGGTGTGGGCCCTGCAGTTACGCTGAAGGCACATG GATCATATCATCTCAACGAAGGAGAGATACTTCATAACGAATGCTTCGTTGCACTATTCCAAGGGGAACTCCTCAACCAGACAATCAATGCCATGCAGGTCCGCAAATAA